Genomic window (Saccharothrix australiensis):
TTGCCGACGTCCACGGCCACGCCGCCGAACGCCTGGCCGCCGACCCGCGCCGAGGACGCGCCGGTGACCCGCGCGGGCCCCATGTCCACGGTCACCGTGCCGTCCTCGTGCGCCACGACGTCCCGCCGACCGGCGCGCGTCGCCACGGCGATCGTGCCGAGCGGGGCCAGGCCCGCCTCCACCAGGTACCGGGCGAACACGCGGACGCCGTTGCCGCACATCTCGGCGATGGAGCCGTCGGCGTTGCGGTAGTCCATGAACCACGGGCCGAGGTCGGGCCGCACGACCCGCAGCACGCCGTCCGCGCCCAACCCGCGCTGCCGGTCGCACAGCGCCCGCACGCGCGACTCCGTCAGGTCCAGCACGCCGTCCGGGTCGGGCAGCACGACGAAGTCGTTCTCGGTGCCGTGGCCCTTCAGAAACTCCACTCCCACGACGGCCAGGCTACTTCGCCACCAGTTCGAGGACGTCGTCGACCAGACCGTCGGCGCCCGCGTCGAACCAGGTGACCCGCCGGTCGCGGCGGAACCAGGACCGCTGCCTGCGCACGAACCGGCGGGTGGCCTGCGCGGTCTCGCGCGCGGCGGTCGCCAGGTCGTACTCGCCGTCGAACGCCGCCAGCACCTGCTGGTAGCCCAGCGCCCGCGACGCCGTCCGCCCGTCCCGCAGGCCGACGGCCTCCAGCGCGCGCACCTCCTCCACCAGCCCGGCCGCGAACATCCGGTCCACGCGCCGGTCGACCCGCTCGTCGAGCTCGGCCACCGCGCGGTCCAGCCCGACCAGCACGGTGCCGTAGCGGGCCGGACCGGGCTTGGGCAGCGTCGCCGAGAACGGCTGCCCGGTCAGCTCGATGACCTCCAGCGCGCGCACCACGCGCCGACCGTTGGTCGGCAGGATCGCCAGCGCCGCCGCCGGGTCCAGCTCGGCCAGCCGCGCGTGCAGCACCTCGGCGCCGAACACGGCCAGCTCGCCCTCCAACTGCGCGCGGACCCGGTCGTCGGTGCCGGGGAACACCAGGTCGTCCAGCACCGC
Coding sequences:
- the dapF gene encoding diaminopimelate epimerase → MGVEFLKGHGTENDFVVLPDPDGVLDLTESRVRALCDRQRGLGADGVLRVVRPDLGPWFMDYRNADGSIAEMCGNGVRVFARYLVEAGLAPLGTIAVATRAGRRDVVAHEDGTVTVDMGPARVTGASSARVGGQAFGGVAVDVGNPHLACVTSTPVAALDLRDQPGYDHEVFPRGVNVEFVNVLGDGALRMRVHERGVGETRSCGTGTVAAVAGWLHEEGRTTGEATVDVPGGRVAVVVREDGSTLTGPAVLLARGELDQGWWDAL
- the miaA gene encoding tRNA (adenosine(37)-N6)-dimethylallyltransferase MiaA; this encodes MNAPIAVVGPTATGKSDLAVRLAVALGGEVVNADSMQFYRGMDIGTAKVTPAERQGVPHHLLDVLDVTEPASVAVYQREARAVVESVLAAGRVPILVGGSGLYVQAVLDDLVFPGTDDRVRAQLEGELAVFGAEVLHARLAELDPAAALAILPTNGRRVVRALEVIELTGQPFSATLPKPGPARYGTVLVGLDRAVAELDERVDRRVDRMFAAGLVEEVRALEAVGLRDGRTASRALGYQQVLAAFDGEYDLATAARETAQATRRFVRRQRSWFRRDRRVTWFDAGADGLVDDVLELVAK